From the genome of Vicia villosa cultivar HV-30 ecotype Madison, WI linkage group LG2, Vvil1.0, whole genome shotgun sequence, one region includes:
- the LOC131650637 gene encoding uncharacterized protein LOC131650637: MTTPYEKLRLQRIAENKKKVEALNLHTLSQSLHKSCEPSSKPLPSVKVRPRFVQPGELEVNKKRLRSTTMRKSSITPHPIETTITSSPIQPTITPPLIQTTKDVVVGEETEDDLVGDEVEDDVVGNEAEDIVVGDRAEDVVVGDGDEDVVVEDETKDVDKKAKSVYWDVNIINEEGHVSSTRLCAKDLVANSEPNGTWIILEFNNDHCAIGQASGLLAGYLGMIIRMYKDIPIMFESWKDIPEETKTKFYDSKIKLHFLVDDGRDKEFVLASAAKKWKDGRHYLFRKFYKWDLTLEENLQKFPTVRGIPEHDWAVFVQYRRKEKTQKIAQKNAQNRAKLKAPHTLGSKSLARKKHELESRDGRTYSRGEMYAISHTKSDGSFVNEDAFNNNEKLQAAIKDSVSENEAFQKVFGKEQHGYVRSMGLGVTPSQINRSTRSASSFAENEKIKEMQEEINALKEKNSKIDELMDAITFLKKRDDARTKEIELLMQMQNSSGRQVYYFGYINLKLKLVSIFLHSIILIHFFRDWNHPLTVDVHLSLATELQIMDHQEEQIRLCYNLIRL, translated from the exons ATGACTACACCATATGAGAAATTGCGCCTCCAAAGAATTGCAGAGAATAAGAAAAAGGTAGAGGCTCTCAATCTTCATACACTCTCTCAGTCCCTTCACAAATCATGTGAGCCTTCTTCCAAACCATTGCCG TCTGTGAAGGTTCGTCCGAGGTTTGTACAACCTGGAGAGCTTGAAGTAAACAAGAAGCGCCTACGTTCAACTACAATGCGCAAATCATCCATAACTCCTCACCCAATCGAAACTACAATAACTTCTTCTCCAATACAACCTACAATAACCCCTCCACTAATCCAAACTACAAAAGATGTTGTGGTAGGAGAGGAGACTGAAGATGATTTGGTAGgagatgaggttgaagatgatgtggtAGGAAACGAGGCTGAAGATATTGTGGTAGGAGATCGGGCTGAAGATGTTGTGGTAGGAGATGGGGATGAAGATGTTGTTGTAGAAGATGAGACTAAAGATGTTGATAAAAAGGCTAAATCTGTGTATTGGGATGTAAATATCATTA ATGAAGAGGGTCATGTTTCAAGCACACGTTTATGTGCGAAAGACTTGGTTGCGAATTCAGAGCCCAATGGAACATGGATAATACTTGAATTCAATAATGATCATTGTGCAATAGGACAAGCTTCAGGTTTGTTAGCAGGGTATTTAGGCATGATTATTAGAATGTATAAAGACATTCCCATAATGTTTGAGAGTTGGAAGGATATTCCAGAGGAAACAAAAACAAAGTTTTatgattcaaagataaag cTCCATTTTCTTGTTGATGACGGGCGTGATAAAGAATTCGTACTTGCTTCTGCTGCAAAGAAATGGAAGGATGGCCGACATTATTTGTTTCGCAAATTTTATAAATGGGATCTCACTTTGGAGGAAAATCTTCAAAAGTTTCCAACCGTCAGAGGCATTCCGGAACACGATTGGGCTGTTTTTGTTCAATATAGACGGAAAGAAAAAACACAA AAAATAGCCCAAAAAAATGCTCAAAATAGAGCAAAATTGAAGGCTCCGCACACACTCGGATCTAAGTCGCTTGCAAGGAAGAAACATGAGTTG GAATCAAGAGATGGACGAACATACAGCAGAGGAGAAATGTATGCAATTTCTCATACAAAGTCTGACGGGTCTTTTGTCAATGAAGATGCATTCAACAATAAT GAAAAATTACAAGCTGCAATTAAGGATTCTGTGTCTGAAAATGAGGCATTTCAGAAAGTATTTGGAAAAGAACAACATGGATATGTTCGTAGTATGGGACTTGGAGTTACACCATCTCAGATTAATAGATCTACGAGATCGGCATCTTCTTTTgcagaaaatgaaaaaataaaggaaatgcaaGAAGAAATTAATGCACTTAAAGAAAAGAATTCAAAAATTGATGAATTGATGGATGCAATCACATTCTTAAAGAAAAGGGATGATGCTAGGACAAAGGAAATTGAACTCTTAATGCAAATGCAAAATTCGAGTGGAAGACAGGTATATTATTTTGGATACATTAATTTAAAGTTAAAGCTTGTGAGTATTTTTTTACATAGtattattttaatacattttttcAGGGATTGGAATCACCCGCTGACGGTAGACGTTCATCTGAGTCTAGCTACCGAATTGCAGATAATGGATCATCAAGAAGAACAAATTAGACTTtgttataacttaattagattaTGA